Proteins from a single region of Ischnura elegans chromosome 2, ioIscEleg1.1, whole genome shotgun sequence:
- the LOC124154593 gene encoding histidine triad nucleotide-binding protein 1-like isoform X2 — translation MLSLIFRSFKNTPSTSIRSRIYCNEYRIKGFPVNRAISSEVEKAQTAAKNPDTVTIFDKILSKEIPADIIYEDDQCLAFNDVNPQAPIHFLVIPKKKISMLEKCDSSNKELLGHLLCTAAEIARTKLKNGYRVDGPVLTDSCAINSLGTVVVQTWSEWN, via the exons ATGCTGTCGCTAATATTTCGGTCATTTAAAAATACACCTTCCACCTCTATTCGTAGCAGAATATATTGCAATGAATACAGGATCAAG GGCTTTCCGGTGAACCGAGCCATTAGCTCTGAGGTGGAAAAGGCCCAAACGGCTGCAAAGAATCCGGATACTGTAActatatttgacaaaatattgaGTAAGGAGATACCTGCTGACATAATTTACGAAGACGATCAATGTCTAGCCTTCAACGATGTCAATCCCCAAGCTCCCATTCATTTCTTGGTCATCCctaagaagaaaatttcaatgctaGAAAAATGCGATAGTAGCAATAAAGAG CTCCTAGGGCACTTGCTATGTACAGCAGCTGAAATTGCTCGAACGAAACTGAAGAATGGATATCGAGTCG ATGGACCTGTGTTAACAGACAGTTGTGCCATTAATTCACTTGGAACAGTTGTGGTGCAAACCTGGTCTGAGTGGAATTAA
- the LOC124154593 gene encoding histidine triad nucleotide-binding protein 1-like isoform X1, which produces MLSLIFRSFKNTPSTSIRSRIYCNEYRIKGFPVNRAISSEVEKAQTAAKNPDTVTIFDKILSKEIPADIIYEDDQCLAFNDVNPQAPIHFLVIPKKKISMLEKCDSSNKELLGHLLCTAAEIARTKLKNGYRVVINNGAEGSQSVYHLHVHVLGGRQMFWPPG; this is translated from the exons ATGCTGTCGCTAATATTTCGGTCATTTAAAAATACACCTTCCACCTCTATTCGTAGCAGAATATATTGCAATGAATACAGGATCAAG GGCTTTCCGGTGAACCGAGCCATTAGCTCTGAGGTGGAAAAGGCCCAAACGGCTGCAAAGAATCCGGATACTGTAActatatttgacaaaatattgaGTAAGGAGATACCTGCTGACATAATTTACGAAGACGATCAATGTCTAGCCTTCAACGATGTCAATCCCCAAGCTCCCATTCATTTCTTGGTCATCCctaagaagaaaatttcaatgctaGAAAAATGCGATAGTAGCAATAAAGAG CTCCTAGGGCACTTGCTATGTACAGCAGCTGAAATTGCTCGAACGAAACTGAAGAATGGATATCGAGTCG TCATTAATAATGGAGCTGAAGGATCACAGTCAGTCTACCATTTGCATGTACATGTACTGGGAGGGCGACAAATGTTCTGGCCTCCTGGATAA
- the LOC124154593 gene encoding histidine triad nucleotide-binding protein 1-like isoform X3 has translation MGDFKHYKWAAQGFPVNRAISSEVEKAQTAAKNPDTVTIFDKILSKEIPADIIYEDDQCLAFNDVNPQAPIHFLVIPKKKISMLEKCDSSNKELLGHLLCTAAEIARTKLKNGYRVVINNGAEGSQSVYHLHVHVLGGRQMFWPPG, from the exons GGCTTTCCGGTGAACCGAGCCATTAGCTCTGAGGTGGAAAAGGCCCAAACGGCTGCAAAGAATCCGGATACTGTAActatatttgacaaaatattgaGTAAGGAGATACCTGCTGACATAATTTACGAAGACGATCAATGTCTAGCCTTCAACGATGTCAATCCCCAAGCTCCCATTCATTTCTTGGTCATCCctaagaagaaaatttcaatgctaGAAAAATGCGATAGTAGCAATAAAGAG CTCCTAGGGCACTTGCTATGTACAGCAGCTGAAATTGCTCGAACGAAACTGAAGAATGGATATCGAGTCG TCATTAATAATGGAGCTGAAGGATCACAGTCAGTCTACCATTTGCATGTACATGTACTGGGAGGGCGACAAATGTTCTGGCCTCCTGGATAA
- the LOC124154592 gene encoding wee1-like protein kinase: MNACAKINFDVCDYDNEEFNLSTQTQSSGCDVGEVLDTSNEDIGVSPLPRICSPRKLEFSSRPRRLFQLRPYVNGGVDSECGYEAGTSSVSVDERKILSNSPPYKRVRALRLFDSPVTPKTLIEKCSNVTTPSPRSRILRGCDRPRSVACAYAQPEKPAANLNPFTPNGMFLTSKKRTRSKRSLLACSPANSNTSIDVESDGSDIETEQPTKRIALYESNISRYHQEFHEIEVVGSGEFGTVYKCINRLDGCVYAIKKSTKPVAGSVNEKTALNEVYAHAVLGKHQNVVRYYSAWAEDNHMIIQNEYCNGGSLADEITANRAAGRHPSEAQLRLILMHVAEGLRYIHSRQLVHMDIKPGNIFISRERRMHAVNYDSADDGFEEEASEEEIIYKIGDLGHVTSITNPQVEEGDCRYLPKEILQEDFSHLTKADIFALGLTMFEAGQGGPLPKNGDQWHEIRNGNLPNLPQYSADFNDLLKQMIHPVPDTRPTAAQLLAHRLLCPTGNKTKAQLRRELDAERLKNEILWRRLEEAAKCIQSLSPNVISPEASISPAPSNCMLSSTPVVNSSIQGKSSRIIGRKVNRSHSTTNF, from the exons ATGAATGCGTGTGCGAAAATTAACTTTGATGTATGTGATTATGATAACGAAGAATTTAATCTTAGTACACAAACACAAAGCTCGGGATGTGACGTTGGTGAAGTGCTTGATACATCAAACGAAGACATTGGTGTAAGTCCCCTTCCAAGAATATGTAGTCCCCGAAAGTTGGAGTTCTCCAGCAGGCCGCGACGGTTGTTTCAGCTGAGGCCATATGTTAACGGTGGTGTTGACTCTGAGTGTGGATATGAAGCAGGGACTTCAAGCGTCAGTGTTGACGAAAGGAAAATTCTCTCGAATTCCCCTCCGTATAAAAGAGTGAGAGCTTTAAGGTTGTTTGATTCCCCTGTCACCCCCAAGACTTTAATAGAAAAGTGTTCGAATGTCACCACTCCCTCTCCTCGCTCAAGAATACTCCGAGGCTGCGATAGGCCAAGGAGTGTGGCATGTGCTTATGCTCAACCCGAAAAACCTGCAGCCAACCTTAATCCCTTTACTCCTAATGGGATGTTTTTGACATCTAAGAAACGGACGAGGTCAAAGCGAAGTCTTCTAGCATG TTCACCGGCCAATTCTAATACCAGTATAGACGTGGAGTCCGATGGATCAGATATTGAAACTGAACAGCCCACCAAAAGAATAGCTCTCTATGAGTCTAACATTTCAAGGTATCATCAAGAATTTCATGAGATTGAAGTAGTGGGGAGTGGAGAGTTCGGCACTGTGTACAAGTGCATAAACCGTCTTGATGGATGTGTTTATGCTATTAAGAAAAGTACTAAACCTGTGGCTGGGAGTGTAAATGA GAAAACAGCCTTGAATGAAGTGTATGCCCATGCAGTCCTTGGGAAACATCAAAATGTGGTGAGATACTATTCTGCTTGGGCGGAGGATAATCACATGAtaattcagaatgaatattgCAATGGAGGAAGTCTCGCTGACGAAATAACTGCTAACCGAGCTGCTGGACGTCATCCATCTGAGGCACAATTGAGGCTAATTCTAATGCATGTGGCTGAAGGTTTAAG gtaTATTCACTCAAGGCAGCTGGTTCATATGGATATTAAAcctggtaatatttttatttctcgtgaGAGAAGAATGCATGCTGTTAATTATGACTCAGCTGACGACGGATTTGAAGAAGAAGCATCAGAggaagaaattatttacaaaatag GTGACTTGGGGCATGTCACTTCAATCACCAACCCTCAAGTTGAAGAAGGGGATTGTAGATACTTACCGAAGGAAATTCTTCAAGAGGATTTTTCTCATCTGACAAAGGCTGATATTTTTGCTTTAG GTTTAACAATGTTTGAAGCTGGGCAAGGTGGACCACTTCCTAAAAATGGTGACCAGTGGCATGAGATCAGAAATGGAAATCTCCCTAACCTGCCTCAGTATAGTGCTGATTTTAATGACCTGTTAAag CAAATGATCCACCCTGTCCCTGATACTAGGCCAACAGCTGCCCAGCTATTGGCCCATAGGTTACTCTGCCCAACGGGAAACAAGACGAAGGCTCAACTCCGGAGAGAGCTGGATGCAGAAAGACTCAAAAATGAAATCCTCTGGAGGAGGCTAGAAGAAGCAGCCAAGTGCATTCAAAGCTTATCTCCTAATGTGATATCCCCAGAAGCATCCATTTCCCCTGCCccatccaattgcatgctgtcTTCCACTCCAGTTGTGAATTCCTCTATTCAGGGAAAATCCAGCAGAATCATCGGGAGGAAAGTGAACAGGAGTCACAGTACAACTAACTTCTGA